From Eptesicus fuscus isolate TK198812 chromosome 13, DD_ASM_mEF_20220401, whole genome shotgun sequence, the proteins below share one genomic window:
- the LOC129151170 gene encoding tripartite motif-containing protein 64-like, which yields MESHTLQGLLRELTCSICMNYFLDPVTLDCGHSFCRPCLCLSWDAAQIPIRCPYCRQVSEKPDFKTSITLRRLASLARKARADSVNSSEEQFCVPHKAAKRLFCDIEKKLFCRHCSDSPNHVAHSHSPTQQAAEDYREELLKRMGSLWNMSQEMQNNVKIEDKKARSLQDYVALRKVMIRAEYQKIHQFLYEEERLYVNTMEREANEIFQQLQESKVRMTQQTESLKEMFREQMGMCHKPDVEMLQDLGTVLERTKLVRNQKPQPVNPDLTSWCCTGLLELLNKFRVDNVLSDGNISLFVCISEDVRSVLFPADHYNMSREPQRLRSFVIWGTHTFTSGRHYWEVDVPHSSCWILGVCKDILIMENLFFIDWEEASVLFSLKMNDHFYLYTNRPLIVHHVKMPVGKIGVFLDYDKGIVSFHNAGNGSLICSLVSSSFSSPLKPFLCLEAS from the exons ATGGAGTCACACACCTTGCAAGGCTTACTGAGGGAACTCACCTGCTCCATCTGTATGAACTACTTCCTAGATCCGGTCACCTTAGACTGTGGGCACAGCTTTTGCCGTCCCTGCCTGTGCCTCAGCTGGGATGCGGCTCAGATTCCAATACGCTGCCCTTATTGCAGACAAGTGTCAGAGAAGCCAGATTTCAAAACCAGCATCACACTCAGGAGACTGGCTTCCCTAGCGAGAAAGGCCAGAGCTGACTCTGTCAACAGCTCTGAGGAGCAATTCTGTGTGCCACACAAAGCAGCAAAGAGGCTCTTCTGTGACATTGAAAAGAAACTCTTCTGTAGGCACTGCTCTGATTCCCCGAACCATGTGGCTCACAGCCACAGTCCGACCCAACAGGCTGCTGAGGACTACAGG GAGGAACTTCTCAAGAGAATGGGCTCCTTATGGAATATGTCTCAAGAAATGCAAAACAATGTGAAGATAGAAGATAAGAAAGCCAGGTCATTGCAG GATTACGTGGCCCTTAGGAAGGTAATGATCAGAGCTGAATATCAGAAGATTCATCAATTTCTCTATGAGGAGGAGCGCCTCTATGTGAACACAATGGAGAGAGAAGCAAATGAGATCTTCCAACAACTGCAGGAAAGCAAAGTCAGAATGACCCAACAGACAGAAAGCCTGAAAGAAATGTTTAGAGAGCAGATGGGCATGTGCCACAAGCCAGATGTGGAGATGCTCCAG GATTTGGGAACTGTGTTGGAAAG GACCAAATTGGTGCGGAATCAAAAGCCTCAACCAGTGAATCCGGACCTCACTTCCTGGTGCTGCACTGGACTCCTGGAGTTGCTGAACAAGTTCAGAG TGGATAATGTCCTGAGTGATGGAAACATCAGTCTCTTCGTGTGTATTTCTGAGGATGTGAGGAGTGTGTTGTTTCCAGCTGACCATTACAACATGTCCAGGGAGCCCCAGAGACTGCGGAGTTTTGTGATTTGGGGAACGCATACCTTCACCTCTGGTAGACATTACTGGGAGGTGGATGTGCCACACTCCTCGTGTTGGATTCTGGGAGTCTGTAAAGATATCCTCATAATGGAAaaccttttctttattgattgggAAGAAGCATCTGTTCTATTTTCCTTGAAGATGAATGATCATTTTTATCTCTACACTAACCGCCCACTCATAGTTCATCATGTGAAAATGCCTGTGGGTAAGATTGGAGTTTTTCTGGACTATGACAAAGGAATTGTGAGCTTCCATAATGCTGGCAATGGTTCCCTCATATGTAGTttagtttcttcctccttctcttcccctctgaagcCTTTCCTTTGCTTGGAAGCTTCATGA